TATGTTTGGAAGAAAAGTTGATATATCACCACCAACATCAAGAATAGTAGAAGATGGATCTTTACCACTTTCAGATGCTATATCAGAAGATGAACCAATAGTTAGAGTATCATTTAAAATGACTATTGGAGATATTGTAGATAGTAACATAATGCAAATATTCCCAATTAAGACAGCCAAGAATATTGTAGCAATTATGACTGGAGAAGATAAAGTAGAAGAAGTGGCAAAAGTGGAACCAACTAAAGCCACATATAGTGAACCAATTGTGAATAAAGAAATAAGTGAGAGACAAGATACTGTTAGAGTAGATCAACCACAATATCAGCCGGAACCACAGTATCAAATGCAACCTCAATATGAACAACCTATGCAAAGAATGCAACAACCAGTGGAAGTTCATGCAGCTGCATTTGAACCGTTAGTTCCTCAAGACAATATTCCACCAATAAAAAATATAGATTTAATATTGGATGTTCCTTTAGATATATCTGTAGTGTTAGGTAGAACTAAAAAAAGCATACAGGATATCTTAAATTTAGGAACTGGTTCATTAATAGAATTAGATAAACTTGCAGAAGAGCCAGTTGAAATATTAGTTAATGGAAAACAAATAGCACTCGGAGAAGTTGTTGTTGTTGATGAGAACTTTGGAATAAGAATAACTAATATAGTAAGTAGTGTTGAAAGAATAAAGAGAATAAGATAATTTATCATGAACTCCCGAAAGGGAGTTTTTTGTTCGTCCAGCATCTTTGCTTAGCTAATGAAATTTGGTAACACACTGAACGAAAAAACTCAAAAATTATTTCTGAGTTTTACCTACTAAATAAAAAGATTGTATTATTTTGAAGGAAAAAAATTTCATTGAAATCTGTAAAACTTTATTTATAAAGCATATATCTTAAATGTAGGGAATAAAATTAACCCTTAAATTTTAGTGAGAAGGCACAATCAAAAAAATAATTTATAAATGAAGGGGAATGATGGATATGAGAGAAAGAAAATATATTAGATTCAGAGTTGATATGTATGAGGATACTAAATTTAAAATAATAGACAGAATGATTAAAAGAGATCTTATTCACTATTGTTGGAATAGGCTTGTTATTTTGGCAGGGAAGGTTAATAAAGAAGGCGATTTATATATGTCTAAAAATATTCCATATACAGTAGAGACTTTAGCAATAGAATTCAATAGAGATATGAATGAAATAAAAGCTGCTTTAGATGTATTAATAGAATTAGAAATGATGGCACTTACAGAAGATAAAGTTTATACAGTAAAGAATT
The DNA window shown above is from Clostridium beijerinckii and carries:
- a CDS encoding flagellar motor switch phosphatase FliY (One of three proteins involved in switching the direction of the flagellar rotation) yields the protein MSNNFLSQEEINALLAGEDISSSESENTSSDENKSEVEIITDIDKDLLGEIGNISMGSASTALYQLINQQVNITTPVVTVTTLREIKEAFETPNIVLDIQYVAGIIGRNILIIKIQDGLVISNLMMGGDGNIADTHELSEIEISAVSEAMNQMIGSAATSMATMFGRKVDISPPTSRIVEDGSLPLSDAISEDEPIVRVSFKMTIGDIVDSNIMQIFPIKTAKNIVAIMTGEDKVEEVAKVEPTKATYSEPIVNKEISERQDTVRVDQPQYQPEPQYQMQPQYEQPMQRMQQPVEVHAAAFEPLVPQDNIPPIKNIDLILDVPLDISVVLGRTKKSIQDILNLGTGSLIELDKLAEEPVEILVNGKQIALGEVVVVDENFGIRITNIVSSVERIKRIR